In Saccharomycodes ludwigii strain NBRC 1722 chromosome III, whole genome shotgun sequence, one DNA window encodes the following:
- a CDS encoding uncharacterized protein (similar to Saccharomyces cerevisiae YDL224C | WHI4 | WHIskey (paralog of YNL197C | WHI3)) produces MDISGTTTAFGYGVHKTISSTSSENGHLLTSTTSNTSPVHNSHLVTVQQQQQQQQQQQQQQQQQEPPIQLANMLNNFSFSSQQTNRGQFFLIIKNIPSDITYREAYFVFSLAQGVLDVELILQENGEKVIRALFNSLNLVIQYANLIESKSTLFGQFFPFKSFAEIVDCLTLQQVAFKQPSSSNGPSSVISPPGTSGKRPSLLQQRSIFSFSDPFDAGNNSNNITTGNNNSNNTTTTTTNNNTTVTNAINGITSNNSNTGCSNSIQATNVNNSHIQQHHHSANDIMIGSGTTGSNGVNNTTAVSTPLKSYDPGKAFLYMEQQQEDLHALNIWNSSNHHHSLNNNNSSSNTNNTSLVAQTTTLSNNFVGQQQQPQTPTMEWSGSRNPSFFNPSSSSSSTIINTSMNKAANNVIGSQNNNINNSNTNGFIVNSSVSSNTTHSNDINNNKNNNTSASSSAGGNIHLGLNKTRSLSSSTGNLSDVADALNEGNNGTNNTNSNGSNNNLLSNGFPHVTRTRSDNNSSTGQSNTPQKTSVSSTFATISGITEEDLNLLARVPPPANPADQNPPCNTLYVGNLPPDATEHELRTLFSTQKGFRRLSFRNKNNSSGNNHGPMCFVEFEDVIHATRALGTLYGSHLPRSGNSNGNNNNNSNKGGIRLSFSKNPLGVRSSGNTTGLRRSGGYNSHHASTTTSSEGHTYSNSYK; encoded by the coding sequence ATGGATATTTCtggaacaacaacagcctTTGGCTACGGTGTTCACAAAACTATATCATCAACAAGTTCAGAAAATGGGCATTTGCTAACTAGTACCACCTCTAACACTTCACCTGTCCATAATTCTCATTTAGTTACAGtacagcagcagcagcagcagcagcagcagcaacaacaacaacagcaacaacaagaacCGCCAATCCAACTTGCAAATATgttgaataatttttcattttcaagtCAGCAAACAAACAGAGGtcagttttttttgattattaaaaatatacccTCTGATATAACATATAGAGAAgcatattttgttttttcacTAGCACAAGGAGTTTTAGATGTTGAATTAATATTACAAGAAAACGGCGAAAAAGTTATTAGGGCTTTATTCAATTCCTTAAATTTAGTTATTCAATATGCCAACTTGATAGAATCCAAATCAACTCTATTTGGCCAATTTTTCCCTTTCAAGTCATTTGCAGAAATTGTTGATTGTTTAACTCTTCAGCAAGTTGCGTTTAAACAACCGTCTTCCAGTAATGGCCCAAGTTCTGTAATATCACCACCTGGTACTTCTGGTAAAAGGCCAAGTTTGCTACAACAACGttctattttttcattttccgATCCATTCGACGCAGgtaacaatagtaataatattactactggtaacaataacagcaacaacaccaccaccaccaccaccaacaacaacactACTGTTACTAATGCTATCAATGGTATTACttctaataattctaaCACTGGTTGTTCTAACAGCATTCAAGCTActaatgttaataatagtCATATTCAACAACATCATCATTCAGCAAATGATATTATGATTGGCAGCGGTACAACAGGCAGTAATGgtgttaataatactactgCGGTTAGTACTCCATTGAAATCATATGATCCAGGAAAAGCATTTTTGTACATGGAACAACAACAGGAAGACTTGCATgctttaaatatttggaatAGCTCAAACCACCATCATAgtcttaataataataacagcagcagcaatACTAACAATACTTCGTTGGTAGCTCAAACTACAACTTTGAGCAATAATTTTGTTggacaacaacaacaacccCAAACTCCTACGATGGAATGGAGTGGCTCCAGAAATccaagtttttttaatccgtcatcatcatcatcatcaacaaTAATTAATACTAGCATGAATAAAGCGGCCAATAATGTAATTGGTTCacaaaacaacaatattaataatagcaatactAATGGGTTCATAGTAAACTCAAGTGTATCTTCCAATACAACACATAgtaatgatattaataacaataaaaataataatacatcAGCTTCATCGTCTGCGGGAGGTAATATACACTTGGGTTTGAATAAAACTCGTTCTTTATCTTCTTCCACTGGGAATTTAAGTGACGTTGCAGATGCTTTAAATGAAGGCAATAACGGTACTAACAATACTAATAGCAATGGTAGCAATAACAATTTATTAAGCAACGGCTTTCCACATGTAACCAGAACACGTAGCGATAACAATTCAAGTACTGGCCAGTCAAACACACCACAAAAAACTTCTGTTTCATCCACATTTGCCACAATAAGTGGTATTACCGAGGAagatttgaatttattagCACGTGTTCCGCCACCAGCTAATCCAGCAGACCAAAATCCACCTTGTAATACTTTGTATGTAGGTAATTTACCGCCTGATGCTACTGAACATGAGTTGCGTACGCTATTTTCTACTCAGAAGGGATTCCGCAGATTGTCTTTCCgtaataagaataatagtAGTGGAAACAATCATGGTCCTATGTGTTTCGTCGAGTTTGAAGATGTTATTCATGCTACTAGAGCTTTGGGTACTTTATATGGGAGTCATTTACCAAGATCAGGGAATAGTAATggtaacaacaataacaatagtaacaaAGGTGGTATCCGGTTAagtttttccaaaaatcCATTGGGAGTTCGTAGTAGCGGAAATACTACTGGTTTAAGAAGGAGTGGTGGTTACAATAGTCATCATGCATCTACTACAACGTCATCCGAAGGCCATACCTATTCTAATTCCTACAAGTGA
- the SHS1 gene encoding septin SHS1 (similar to Saccharomyces cerevisiae YDL225W | SHS1 | Seventh Homolog of Septin), producing MNGNNSDLTINSATSTPPSIAPPSVKKISGKRREYYKRSLTYSVLLVGTDGVGKTTFANNLLETSVFKHQYGGSTSNVNNVTNSEYVRITRPAKNVLFTGTNLIKDEYGSFDASIADQTPGFSVCSTTVEIDTPSSGPSSDANDEVLVLNLLMTRGLGMNLDNDFCFDEICKFLEQQFDLVLAEETRIRRNPKFEDTRIHVVLYFIEPTGHGLKELDVVTMKKLSKYSNVLPIIAKADSLTPKELQKFKTNIVRDLETYNVPVYKFFTDGGDNGYEYSEDVNDDDVDDLETLEENKHLQNLQPFAIICSDLYDSSMKGYYREYSWADHKIKVDDPHVSDLSLLKKVLFGSHLQDFKDTTANFLYENYRSERLSSTITRKKKLANGDGHDTGLVSKKVEERSLATAGTVPENDINTRPQSEAPSLSNFQHLVLQSHTKLGEDDQSVSIEVESGVDSSINSRPDKSQLRDISQTLPYVLQHERILSKKQRLQELEENSARELQRKIEELENKAAALKKREKLLASIKQEK from the coding sequence ATGAACGGCAACAATTCTGACTTAACTATTAATAGTGCTACCTCCACTCCTCCAAGTATTGCTCCACCCAGTGTTAAGAAAATTAGTGGTAAAAGAAGAGAATATTACAAACGGTCTTTAACTTATTCCGTATTATTGGTCGGTACTGATGGTGTTGGTAAAACAACTTTTGCAAATAATTTGTTGGAAACTTCTGTTTTCAAGCACCAGTATGGTGGTAGTACTTCGAATGTGAATAATGTTACGAATTCTGAATATGTTAGAATCACTCGTCCGGCCAAGAATGTGTTATTTACCGGAACGAATTTAATTAAGGATGAATACGGATCCTTTGATGCAAGTATAGCCGACCAAACACCAGGATTTTCCGTATGTAGCACTACTGTTGAAATTGACACACCCAGTTCCGGACCTTCTTCGGATGCTAATGACGAAGTTTTAGTcctaaatttattaatgacTCGGGGATTAGGTATGAATTTGGATAatgatttttgttttgacGAAATTTGTAAATTCCTAGAGCAACAATTTGATTTAGTACTAGCTGAAGAGACAAGAATCAGAAGAAACCCCAAGTTTGAAGATACAAGGATCCATGTcgttttatattttattgaacCTACTGGACATGGTTTAAAAGAGTTAGATGTAGTTActatgaaaaaattaagcaaATATAGCAATGTACTCCCTATCATTGCGAAGGCTGATAGTCTAACGCCAAAAGAActacaaaaatttaaaaccaaTATTGTTCGTGATTTGGAAACTTATAACGTACCCGtctataaatttttcaccGACGGTGGTGATAATGGATATGAATATAGCGAGGATgttaatgatgatgatgttgATGATTTAGAGACCTTGGAAGAAAACAAGCATTTGCAAAATTTGCAACCATTTGCTATCATTTGTTCTGATTTGTATGATTCCTCAATGAAGGGATACTATAGAGAATATTCATGGGCTGATCACAAAATCAAAGTTGACGATCCTCACGTCAGtgatttatctttattgaaaaaagtcTTGTTTGGTTCACATTTACAGGATTTCAAGGATACCACTGCTAATTTCTTGTATGAAAATTATAGATCAGAAAGATTGTCTTCAACCATAACACGTAAGAAGAAACTTGCCAATGGAGATGGGCATGATACTGGTTTAGTATCAAAAAAGGTAGAGGAGCGAAGCCTAGCTACTGCAGGTACAGTGCCAGAAAATGACATTAACACTCGTCCACAATCCGAGGCACCAAGTTTAAGTAATTTTCAACATTTGGTTTTACAGAGCCACACTAAATTAGGAGAAGATGACCAATCGGTCTCAATAGAAGTGGAGTCTGGTGTGGATTCTAGCATTAATAGTAGGCCAGATAAGTCTCAATTGAGAGATATTTCTCAAACGTTGCCGTACGTTTTGCAACATGAGCGTATCTTGTCCAAAAAACAAAGGCTACAGGAATTGGAAGAAAACAGTGCACGTGAATTACAACGGAAGATAGAAGAACTAGAAAATAAAGCTGCTGCTTtgaagaaaagagaaaagttATTAGCATCTATCAAGCAAGAAAAATGA
- the GCR2 gene encoding Gcr2p (similar to Saccharomyces cerevisiae YNL199C | GCR2 | GlyColysis Regulation): protein MLHYAHELRFDLFLIKAYKRLILKQRGILEERDGSNNFTTNTTLGNNADNVVIIDIEDYHNLKPSTLKSDSDFKKLKNAEIFESIAYIYKKCYLQQNNNNSNNGFENKGNDISTTSSIISNHTGHNEGDTPGNNIMVNKNNGKNRSRTNSVNSNNSNTHMHPGSSALQSNNNKIQDFDYMMMNSTTRLPKSSIEIYQKFCQIIRELDLNYSESIYSKYFIKLTSNLLQIKSEKELMFDPIWNSIHINFNNIPCTSGGSTYSNSGNNSAAMSKNNSINSTMANKQKNNNTNSSRATTITAATTTSNNTNTTANKATNNTNLDYLNGIIPAEQNLLLNQELLLKVKKLQKERKVTKKGYYTTPTSPSTSWMNNFLASTTNSMGHNNNNDNNNNDNATDAATNTDISELFTNMSANTNGTSSNGFININNTRTKNKQFNVIPTSKRRRRYTNCAHYTNNLSNMTNFNTGMKNNSAFGTNNNNKYMNSSKYGSFSYAPSLNEDDYDNFRDDSNSRNITTSNSASSNTNNIDVDIKELLNFANNTSGNNTANTHNSINNKNIIQEEEEEEEEEQQQQQQQQNDDFNNNDINGQDSLMNNNTNPLNTTPIRHHRTTSSTSTSHRSSIITQSHGNKMFINNGSTNANTNAILDNVTNNIKKIIIIIIIMQ from the coding sequence ATGTTACATTATGCCCATGAACTAAGATtcgatttatttttaattaaagcttataaaagattaatatTAAAGCAAAGAGGTATTTTAGAAGAACGAGATGGCAGCAATAATTTCACAACTAATACAACACTAGGGAATAATGCGGACAATGTAGTTATTATCGATATAGAGGATTATCATAACCTGAAACCTTCCACGTTGAAATCAGATtctgattttaaaaaactaaaaaacgCTGAAATATTCGAGAGTATTGCTTATATATACAAGAAATGTTATTTGCAGcagaacaacaacaacagcaacaatgGTTTTGAGAATAAGGGTAATGATATTAGCACTACGAGTAGTATAATAAGCAACCACACAGGTCACAACGAAGGTGATACACCTGGCAACAATATTAtggtaaataaaaacaacgGAAAAAACCGTAGCAGAACTAATAGtgttaatagtaataatagtaatacaCACATGCATCCCGGAAGTTCAGCATTgcaaagtaataataataaaatccaAGATTTTGATTACATGATGATGAATTCTACTACCAGATTGCCCAAATCTTCAATTGAAATTTACCAGAAATTTTGCCAGATAATCAGAGAATTGGATTTGAATTATTCTGAATCCATATATTCTAAAtactttattaaattaacCTCGAATTTATTGCAGATCAAATCGGAAAAGGAGTTAATGTTTGACCCTATATGGAATTCAATTCATATaaactttaataatatacccTGTACTAGCGGTGGCAGTACATATAGTAATAGCGGAAACAATAGTGCTGCTAtgtctaaaaataattctatTAATTCTACCATGGccaacaaacaaaaaaataataacaccaatAGTTCACGCGCAACGACAATAACTgctgctactaccacttctaataatactaatactactgCTAATAAAGccactaataatacaaatttaGACTATCTTAATGGAATAATACCTGCAgaacaaaatttattattaaatcaagaattattacttaaggttaaaaaattgcaaaaagaaagaaaagtaaCTAAAAAGGGGTATTACACTACACCTACAAGTCCTTCTACATCATGGATGAATAATTTTCTAGCAAGTACTACTAATAGTATGGGgcacaacaacaacaacgacaacaacaataatgataatgctACTGATGCCGCTACAAATACTGATATATCTGAattatttacaaatatGAGTGCTAATACAAATGGTACAAGTAGTAATGGatttatcaatatcaataatacaAGAACCAAGAATAAACAGTTTAATGTCATTCCCACTtctaaaagaagaagaagatataCCAATTGTGCACACTATACAAACAATTTAAGTAATATGACAAATTTTAATACGGgcatgaaaaataatagcgCGTTTGGTAcgaacaacaataataaatatatgaattCTTCCAAATACGGCAGTTTCAGCTATGCGCCTTCCTTGAATGAAGATGACTACGATAATTTTAGAGATGATAGTAATAGCCGGAATATTACCACAAGCAATAGTGCATCTAgcaatactaataatattgatgtagatattaaagaattgttaaattttgctaataatactagTGGCAATAATACTGCCAATACTCATAATtctataaataataaaaatataatacaggaagaagaagaagaagaagaggaagaacaacaacaacaacaacagcaacaaaatgatgattttaataataatgatattaatggACAAGACTCTttaatgaataataatacaaatcCACTTAATACTACACCCATTAGACACCATAGAACAACATCATCCACCTCTACCTCTCATAGAAGTAGTATTATAACACAAAGTCATGGtaataaaatgtttataaataatgGAAGTACAAATGCAAATACTAATGCGATTCTTGATAACGTCActaataacattaaaaaaataataataataataataataatgcaaTAA
- the NNR1 gene encoding NADHX epimerase (similar to Saccharomyces cerevisiae YNL200C | NNR1 | Nicotinamide Nucleotide Repair), which translates to MFVRQVPFVYSSLGVTLKRLLKPRLSPIRKLMNQPSSLNNTKNNAVVAVNSTVAADIDKQLMSNKYGFTLPQLMELAGFSVSQVVYREYPLDNCGNNKVFIIVGSGNNGGDGLVCARHLKLFGYEPIVYYPTYTKSISKQPFYNNLTLQLEEMFEIPIFKAPIDKPSLTKYLAECRCVVDGVFGFSFKPPIRKDSVFFPIMEAMVEYSNANGKGSGNVISIDIPSGWDVDKGPLSLTNDDHAKYVQPKVLISLTVPKLCTHFLDPTFTKHYVGGRFISGPFAESLGFKSFDYKGTDQILELKMK; encoded by the coding sequence ATGTTTGTAAGACAAGTACCGTTTGTCTATTCTTCCCTTGGTGTTACACtaaaaagattattaaaGCCAAGATTAAGCCCAATTCGAAAACTAATGAACCAACCTTCATCtcttaataatacaaagaaTAATGCTGTGGTTGCAGTGAACAGTACTGTTGCTGCTGACATAGATAAACAACTAATGTCCAATAAATATGGATTTACTTTACCCCAATTAATGGAATTGGCTGGGTTTTCAGTTTCACAAGTTGTCTACAGAGAATATCCTTTAGATAATTGTGGGAATAACAAAGTTTTCATTATTGTCGGTAGTGGTAATAATGGTGGCGATGGTTTGGTATGTGCAAGACATTTGAAACTATTCGGTTATGAACcaattgtttattatcCAACATATACCAAAAGTATCAGTAAACAACCATTTTATAACAATTTAACTTTACAGTTAGAAGAAATGTTTGAAATACCGATTTTTAAAGCACCAATAGATAAACCATCTCTAACCAAATATTTGGCAGAGTGTAGATGCGTTGTTGACGGTGTATTTGGTTTCAGCTTCAAACCACCTATTCGTAAAGATTCTGTTTTCTTTCCTATAATGGAAGCAATGGTCGAGTATTCAAATGCTAATGGAAAGGGTAGTGGTAATGTAATTTCCATTGATATTCCTAGTGGTTGGGATGTGGATAAAGGACCATTGTCATTAACTAACGATGATCATGCAAAATATGTGCAACCTAAGGTTTTAATTAGTTTAACAGTACCCAAATTGTGCACTCATTTCCTTGATCCCACTTTCACTAAACATTATGTTGGTGGTAGGTTTATTTCTGGACCATTTGCTGAATCTTTGGGGTTCAAAAGCTTTGACTACAAGGGTACAGATCAAAtattagaattaaaaatgaaatga
- a CDS encoding uncharacterized protein (similar to Saccharomyces cerevisiae YLR412C-A | putative protein of unknown function) → MKTNRKKKRVLAQCKESFLLRPCSAIPSIKKKKKKRERKRKRKKERKRNKLTYHIKKKKKKKCSNNTEKHPRTKKKCERMHTRNEKKKKML, encoded by the coding sequence atgaaaacaaataggaaaaagaaaagagtaCTAGCACAATGCAAAGAGTCCTTTCTACTTCGTCCTTGCTCCGCCATCCCctctattaaaaaaaaaaaaaagaaaagagaaagaaaaagaaaaagaaaaaaagaaagaaaaagaaacaaattaacttatcatataaaaaaaaaaaaaaaaaagaaatgttcAAATAATACCGAAAAACATCCCcgcacaaaaaaaaagtgtgAGCGCATGCATACGCGGAacgaaaagaaaaaaaaaatgttatag
- the PSY2 gene encoding Psy2p (similar to Saccharomyces cerevisiae YNL201C | PSY2 | Platinum SensitivitY): MNESHSLSDTIPEKKQDIIKKEDTINDKKDNSQVSATFIHSSNASSSPSVPILSPVLTEGVEEGVEEEAEEEDISQHHQEKQHYNTDINNNDFIGKNTTDTNENNNHTTTNNRTTNPKRVKVYILENNEWKDVGTGYCTGELLKTTNHDTNTSRVTNDNTTTANTHNGGNEDEQIDEAYLLVHDEKFPDVMLLKSKIEGNVEYQRQEETLIVWKDLLKRDIALSFEESNGCDHVCEFIVNVQMNLVHSISLVAVKSDLSNNSTVHEIIAGPVNLPTISPDQNCCDLLTSLKYLNENLSYIFLKNETISFILASNYIELLIKLFNKAESCHLLKNLLLLSSIMKTLFIYNEKVLIERILEDSNFDSILGILEYDTDYPTMRANHRATFHSIFIKQHEKFNQWFKYNTNSLFKEVILKTCKLIFLKDVALVRFLDDFPIICDLIQEYQTFIIDYMTNGSEFLDKILGIFSPRDDSVDNGNTKDANNSAKWEALNILHQCILMTKNSFVEHSEKSEFFHKLVTSGLFKVLYFAFDTSVSTPDSITINTTHDKNHTDTSFSLSDLESMRILATDIIIAIIDHDVLLINNSSASAAGAMSYAEQQQNSIGNINYNKSAETTLPLLQKIDDYNTDIDTSKLSNDMTLLMILSKLLVEDKNICLKEQILQALLTLLHPDGNDGAEDFLTSNSNSCGNNNNYTEDNYNMDDNIEEDNLGFVTTGTTGSSNLGDFGSSDNDTLFGDINENDNMDATVAAITNNNTNKNTMYVCDNTDIIMDDNEMELKNRDLKVDYFEMFDFLNAFYKEVAPILFGPLISLELCGTKGNSSFTYQDNLLMLYLIKLVNFIAVIHQRHISRNFILENHILIKISQLVNNKNVTLQLKLSCIRCLKNIIELDDTYYIRYIISKNLLTPVFALLSANMFKDNLCTSTILDLLKKIVDHSEASNSRLLNRYIVGNFRDCLIGVNYSELSDKMFNMENEKQLIDPVQIISSKKTVLKPGATSMPPSKASSIHHKRTRRGILNEQVIYSDDDSANYDDDDDDEEEGEEEDFYSKDEDIDDDVFSRYNLKNKERRLSDDLKNYNHENHNKHSNTNKNNGNNRNGNKKVIKNQNALSLNGNNDIGDGGGSNSSSNSGSENDSDEELHPIKQRTLSV; this comes from the coding sequence atgaATGAATCACACTCACTATCCGATACTAtaccagaaaaaaaacaagatataataaaaaaagaggacACTATTAATGATAAGAAAGACAACTCACAAGTATCAGCCACTTTTATACATTCTTCAAATGCCTCCTCTTCACCTTCTGTGCCAATTTTGTCACCTGTACTTACAGAAGGAGTAGAAGAAGGagtagaagaagaagcagaagaagaagatatCAGTCAGCACCATcaagaaaaacaacacTACAACactgatattaataataacgattttattggaaaaaatacTACAGATACTaatgaaaacaacaaccaTACAACCACCAATAACCGTACAACCAACCCTAAAAGAGTCAAAGTATacattttggaaaataatgaGTGGAAAGATGTGGGAACAGGTTATTGTACTGGAGAATTGCTCAAAACCACTAATCACGATACTAATACGAGCAGAGTTACAAACGATAATACTACTACAGCTAATACACATAATGGTGGAAATGAGGATGAACAAATTGATGAAGCTTATCTTTTAGTCCATGATGAAAAGTTTCCCGATGTgatgttattaaaatcaaagatTGAAGGAAATGTTGAATATCAAAGACAAGAAGAAACTTTGATTGTTTGGAAAGATCTATTAAAAAGAGATATAGCTTTAAGTTTTGAGGAAAGTAATGGGTGCGATCACGTATGTGAATTTATTGTCAATGTTCAAATGAATTTAGTTCATTCCATTAGCTTGGTGGCAGTTAAATCAGATTTATCTAACAATTCAACGGTCCATGAAATTATTGCGGGCCCCGTAAACTTGCCCACTATAAGTCCCGATCAAAATTGTTGTGACCTATTAACAAGTTTGAAATATCTAAATGAGAATTTATCttacatttttttgaaaaatgaaacaaTAAGTTTTATCTTAGCAAGTAATTATATTGAACTATTAATTaaacttttcaataaaGCTGAAAGTTgtcatttattaaaaaatttactatTACTAAGTTCTATAATGAAAActctatttatttacaacGAAAAAGTGTTAATCGAAAGAATATTAGAAGATTCGAACTTTGACTCCATTTTAGGAATACTAGAGTACGATACTGATTATCCAACAATGAGAGCTAATCACAGAGCCACTTTCCacagtatttttattaaacaacatgaaaaatttaatcaaTGGTTTAAATATAACACAAACTCACTTTTCAAAGAGgttatattaaaaacttgtaagttaatttttttgaaagatGTTGCGTTGGTTAGATTTTTAGATGATTTCCCCATAATCTGTGATTTAATACAAGAATACCAAACTTTTATCATTGATTATATGACGAATGGCTCCGAATTTTTAGATAAGATATTGGGTATCTTTAGCCCAAGAGACGATTCGGTCGACAACGGTAATACCAAGGATGCAAACAATTCTGCTAAATGGGAAGCTTTAAATATACTACATCAATGTATTCTAATGACCAAAAATTCATTTGTAGAACATTCCGAGAAGTCTgaattttttcataaattGGTTACTTCAGGATTgtttaaagttttatattttgcaTTTGATACAAGTGTTAGCACTCCCGACAgcattactattaatacAACTCATGATAAAAATCACACAGATACTTCCTTTTCTCTATCTGATTTGGAATCCATGCGTATACTAGCCACAGATATCATAATTGCTATTATTGATCATgatgttttattaattaataactCGTCTGCAAGTGCAGCTGGTGCCATGAGTTATGctgaacaacaacaaaatagtATTGGTAATATCAATTATAATAAGTCTGCTGAGACCACCCTTCcattattacaaaaaatcGATGACTACAATACTGACATAGACACTTCCAAACTAAGTAATGATATGACtttattaatgattttatCTAAACTATTGGTGGaggataaaaatatttgtttaaaagAGCAAATATTACAAGCTTTATTAACTTTATTGCATCCAGACGGCAATGATGGTGCCGAAGATTTTTTGACGtctaatagtaatagttgtggtaataataataactacACTGAagataattataatatggATGATAATATTGAGGAAGATAATTTAGGGTTTGTTACTACTGGTACGACAGGTTCCTCGAATCTTGGTGATTTTGGATCTAGTGATAACGACACACTTTTTGGCgatataaatgaaaatgacaACATGGATGCTACTGTTGCCGCtattaccaataataacactaaCAAAAATACCATGTATGTTTGCGATAATACTGATATTATCATGGACGATAATGAAATGGAATTAAAGAACAGAGATTTAAAGGTagattattttgaaatgtttgattttttaaatgctTTTTATAAGGAAGTGGCACCAATATTATTTGGTCCACTCATTTCATTGGAACTATGTGGCACGAAAGGTAATAGCAGTTTTACCTACCAggataatttattaatgctttatttaattaaattggTCAATTTTATTGCTGTCATTCATCAAAGACACATTTcaagaaattttattttagagAATCACATCTTGATAAAGATTTCACAATTGGTCAATAACAAGAATGTAACATTGCAATTGAAATTATCATGTATAAGATGtttgaaaaacattattGAATTGGATGACACTTATTATATTAGATATATCATCtccaaaaatttattaaccCCAGTGTTTGCTTTGTTAAGCGCTAACATGTTTAAAGACAATCTATGTACATCAACCATATTGGATTTACTAAAGAAAATAGTGGATCACAGTGAAGCTTCGAATTCCAGATTATTGAATAGGTATATTGTCGGGAATTTTAGAGATTGTCTTATTGGTGTTAATTATTCAGAACTAAGTGATAAAATGTTCAATatggaaaatgaaaagcAGTTAATAGACCCTGTTCAAATTATCTCATCGAAAAAAACAGTTTTAAAACCTGGAGCTACTTCTATGCCTCCTTCTAAAGCATCTTCTATTCATCATAAAAGAACAAGACGAGGAATTTTAAATGAACAGGTAATATACAGTGATGATGACAGTGCTAATtatgacgatgatgatgatgatgaagaagaaggagaagaagaagattttTACAGTAAAGATGAGGATATAGATGATGATGTTTTCAGTAGATATAACCTTAAAAATAAGGAGCGTCGATTAAGCGATGATctcaaaaattataatcatGAAAATCACAACAAGCATagtaatacaaataaaaataatggtaataatagaaatgggaataaaaaagttattaaaaaccAAAATGCGCTTTCATTAAACGGTAACAATGATATTGGTGATGGAGGAGGTAGCAATAGCAGCAGTAATAGTGGAAGCGAGAACGATAGTGATGAAGAATTACATCcaataaaacaaagaacATTATCAGTATAA